One genomic segment of Carassius auratus strain Wakin chromosome 29, ASM336829v1, whole genome shotgun sequence includes these proteins:
- the LOC113047819 gene encoding transmembrane protein 271-like, whose protein sequence is MKLSGKGLCTIVSSSLLFLCAVSAVVVGFRCIALGSRVRAHFHLATAAGAFYSGILVTLGQVLMGVAQVFCRGNPRCANLFLFGILVFLLGVLTAFSGAVVDGDTVSLVERKYAHYCVDSVDVNPACDRLKVYQRGLVVSTILNTLECLLGLMNLVIIKRYQTEQFHRRRRTQRQSARIVLNEERDFAVTEFQPVSYINLGVVHALDAADGEVHSRGHPSMVLPGYSPTNPELNHTYPFSYPLHNVLPPAYEDIFP, encoded by the coding sequence ATGAAGCTGAGTGGCAAAGGACTGTGCACCATCGTTTCCAGCAGTCTACTCTTCTTGTGCGCCGTGAGCGCTGTGGTCGTGGGATTCAGATGCATCGCGTTGGGCTCCAGGGTGCGAGCGCACTTCCATCTGGCCACCGCGGCCGGCGCGTTCTACTCGGGCATCCTGGTGACTCTCGGGCAGGTCCTGATGGGGGTGGCGCAGGTCTTTTGCCGGGGGAACCCCAGGTGTGCGAATTTGTTCCTCTTTGGGATCTTAGTGTTTCTTTTGGGGGTCCTGACGGCGTTCTCGGGAGCGGTGGTGGATGGCGACACGGTGTCCCTGGTGGAGAGGAAGTACGCGCACTATTGCGTGGACTCTGTGGATGTAAACCCGGCGTGCGACCGGCTCAAGGTGTACCAGCGGGGTCTGGTGGTCTCCACTATCCTTAACACTCTGGAGTGCCTCCTGGGGCTGATGAACCTGGTGATCATTAAGCGTTACCAAACAGAGCAGTTTCACCGGAGACGCCGGACGCAGAGGCAGAGCGCGCGGATCGTCCTGAACGAGGAGCGCGACTTCGCGGTCACGGAGTTCCAGCCGGTGTCCTACATCAATCTGGGGGTGGTTCACGCGTTGGACGCGGCGGACGGGGAGGTGCACAGCCGGGGCCACCCGTCCATGGTGCTGCCGGGCTATTCGCCCACAAACCCGGAGCTTAATCACACGTACCCGTTTTCTTACCCGCTTCACAACGTGTTGCCACCTGCCTACGAGGACATATTCCCGTGA